The following are encoded in a window of Ogataea parapolymorpha DL-1 chromosome VII, whole genome shotgun sequence genomic DNA:
- a CDS encoding Zinc finger protein STP2 — MYVRSKSPGMVGYIEGFITAVFTLILGLVQTVIPQRKKPTQPFLDSPINVKETLFPPSFQLFRNLTTKDLKPCSTTDSQYVSFKNGSGEVKFQLVDKHQHQLSPLSENDSPVMKSKETVAKTDDFIALSPVSSVKSSNSNSSSLRESSTSDSSPDAEQGNNDSSKFYKCQECDAKFKIKGYLTRHLKKHSTKKAYTCPFYDGNSSQRCHVNGGFSRRDTFKTHLKARHFKYPKGVRSGDRTGVSGWCMACGEEFLNNEIWVERHLELGLCPGLSSEYLDRLKLGRKKTGKHSKLLDVAAQTNTKTPIAMINSPTSLTSTPSPQISGQFTQGPRYSAATAVALPMPTYGTFQIAPPVQNRYVASQSPPSVADDDDDYISLDSENSPYVFRSQPQPMWTSSYTPNHPFAFTGYAM; from the coding sequence ATGTATGTACGCTCCAAAAGTCCTGGAATGGTGGGCTATATTGAGGGGTTCATAACTGCTGTTTTCACTTTGATTCTGGGCCTTGTCCAGACCGTCATCCCGCAGAGGAAGAAACCAACGCAACCCTTTTTGGACTCGCCCATCAACGTCAAGGAGACCCTGTTTCCGCCATCttttcagcttttcagAAATCTCACCACCAAAGATTTGAAGCCATGCAGCACTACCGACTCGCAATATgtctctttcaaaaatggtAGTGGTGAAGTTAAAttccagctggtggacaaaCACCAACACCAGCTGTCTCCGCTGTCTGAAAATGACTCGCCTGTCATGAAAAGCAAAGAGACTGTCGCCAAGACAGACGACTTTATTGCGCTGTCTCCGGTTTCCTCCGTGAAATCGTCCAACTCGAACTCAAGCTCTTTGCGCGAGTCTTCTACCTCAGACTCGTCTCCAGATGCTGAGCAGGGGAACAACGACTCGTCCAAATTTTACAAATGCCAAGAGTGCGACGCAAAGTTCAAGATTAAGGGTTATTTGACCAGACATCTCAAGAAACACTCTACCAAGAAGGCGTACACATGTCCATTTTACGACGGCAACTCGTCGCAGAGGTGCCACGTTAACGGCGGATTTTCCCGAAGAGATACATTCAAAACACATTTAAAGGCAAGACATTTCAAATACCCCAAGGGTGTGCGTTCTGGTGATAGAACCGGGGTCAGTGGCTGGTGTATGGCGTGCGGCGAagagtttttgaacaacgAAATCTGGGTCGAGCGGCATTTGGAGCTGGGGTTGTGTCCTGGTCTATCGAGCGAATACCTCGACCGACTCAAGCTAGGAAGAAAGAAGACCGGAAAGCACTCGAAGCTCCTCGACGTGGCTGCGCAGACGAATACCAAGACGCCTATAGCGATGATCAATTCTCCGACTTCACTGACCTCTACTCCATCGCCGCAGATTAGTGGTCAATTTACGCAGGGACCTAGATACAGTGCTGCAACAGCGGTTGCGCTACCGATGCCGACGTACGGAACGTTCCAGATTGCTCCTCCTGTGCAAAACAGGTATGTTGCATCGCAATCGCCGCCATCCGTGGCggacgacgatgacgattACATCTCTCTGGACTCGGAGAACTCGCCGTATGTGTTCCGGTCGCAGCCGCAGCCGATGTGGACTTCATCATACACGCCAAACCACCCTTTCGCTTTTACGGGATATGCTATGTAG
- a CDS encoding DNA polymerase epsilon catalytic subunit A: MSVTTMRSHNSVRFVKNERGATRTGENYTRNNEARVRLRHEAVQEVDRIDSVFGFDRYSSGAKRVGWLVNMHPTTLPTTENIAGCSGVDYYFLDEEGGSFKASVQYDPYFLLMVQTDRATEVEEYLRKFLEGTLKKLSWVEKEDLALTNHLVGLKRQLLQLSFHNVSDLLEARRQLQPIIQQNKSTKNSKDIYQSVNMNYNTFMKHHDGHEEAERKVGNITDLIEDIREYDVPYHVRVSIDCNIRVGKWYTVEADQGKVRLEERADKLAFADPVVLAFDIETTKAPLKFPDSSVDQIMMISYMIDGEGYLITNREIISEDIEDFEYTPKPEYPGYFTIFNEPNERHVIQRFFEHVRDTRPTVIATFNGDFFDWPFVEARAAYHDIDMYKEIGFAKDSEGEYKSTYCVHMDCFRWVKRDSYLPQGSQGLKAVTTVKLGYNPTELDPELMTPYAYEKPQLLAEYSVSDAVATYYLYYKYVHPFIFSLCTIIPLNPDEVLRKGTGTLCEMLLMVQAYQNGILLPNKHTDPLERFYDGHLLESETYVGGHVESLEAGVFRADLATDFNVDPAAVDEILNDLDNALKFSITVEEKKKLEDVTNYNEVCAEIRAKLIELKTNNKRTETPLIYHVDVASMYPNIMTTNRLQPDSMKTEKDCASCDFNRPGKTCDRRLPWAWRGEFYPAEANEYNMIKNALKNEQFAPKHPGLPRRTFEELSYTEQVGHIKKRVSDYSRKVYHRIKATETVEREAIICQRENPFYVNTVRDFRDRRYEFKGLAKVWKGKVAQIGRDDKNAVDEAKKMVVLYDSLQLAHKVILNSFYGYVMRKGSRWYSMEMAGVTCLTGATIIQMARSLVERLGRPLELDTDGIWCILPSSFPEDFKFTLKNGKSFTVSYPCSMLNYLVHQRFTNHQYQMLVDPVRLKYETISDNSIFFEVDGPYKAMVLPTSKEEGKGLKKRYAVFNFDGSLAELKGFELKRRGELQLIKNFQSDIFKLFLEGNSLEECYQAVANIANRWLDVLDSRGQMLEDEDLIELICENRSMSKTLEEYGGQKSTSITTARRLGEFLGEEMVKDKGLACKYVIADRPIDAPITERAIPTAIFSSDIAVKRKYLRRWLVDPSLEDLDPRSIIDWGYYKERLASVIQKIITIPAALQGVSNPVPRVSHPDWLQKRINTKEDKMKQSSLSAFLKKGVMSDVTNQVQDIEDLGTGAARPKVGKVTCRKRKLARETLEESQQQLANQPCPDPLTDYAGFLQYQKIKWEVQAKERERRKRLFGETAQLGSRMSVANMVRKRAENYAESTWQVLQYCESTDNPGDLKAYVLINGKIHTLTLHVPKKLYLDFKSEPFPDTVLESCEVTRAAELLPSGQKSANLFKMVMSHDVYSREISKTNGLLNSPHVAGIYETQIQSTERAIIELGSCVKFDNTRPGSLGKSLEKGFDVKLLRPVAAETYLSDLTTGVLYLLHVSSNSYEIFTLFNPADSSAHVYVLKPTATAQQLPANVDSLYEEIFASKKDTLPSDLINYQDQMKFETQYFTDAVKLYKKLNSKLLTLDEHSASKSLLVVQSPYSSKIARHLAATAQFPCVRMGAGQIHINSLSWHSLIMKRIINHYLSVAGWLQKIISLARYSNIPLCNLEIDNLGYMIDIEYARKLSQANIVLWWSPTPNPDLGGVEKDTFAVDESFEFPVINQSEVYESVCLELELKNLTINTVLTSSLINEAEGVFSSTDAAAEGAFAEDSFSGPALVVLRSLVRTWWDDAIKNNSEADSMVHGFVSWCQNPASFLYDSSLHYHVHNLTKKSFIQLLGEFKKMGSAVVFADRNRVIVETSKTAVENSYAYSQYILTSVRASPLFNYLDLQVVKYWDLLVWMDKYNYMGRFCHQVQEAEVQKLEAVSNWQLKSYLPPILHSEFEEWTWLILDSLIKHRDGRFKNLSQSTQLTPDRKAALKKIKDQKDEDALDTVANGVCELFRAPLLKRLHTLIKKQNEVGLDPGIMEQYQFPVLPGSHLEMSNPTLELTKYLCHILGLSKKRNIEVRLLRKEILSLFEIKEFSDEGVFKNPAASLVLPHVICSYCNHIKDVDVCRDEPHVLWHCEGCNKPYNKLLLEERLISELNRLLFRFLTQDLKCAKCGKTKDREIMAHCSCSGTWTQTVSIKDVVAQLRLYRNVALAHDLKLLLEIAEETV, from the coding sequence ATGTCGGTCACCACCATGAGATCTCACAATTCTGTGAGATTCGTGAAGAACGAGCGCGGCGCGACGCGCACAGGCGAGAACTACACCCGAAATAACGAGGCTCGCGTGCGTCTACGCCACGAGGCCGTCCAGGAGGTCGACAGGATCGACTCCGTCTTTGGCTTTGATCGGTACAGTTCTGGCGCAAAACGGGTTGGGTGGCTCGTCAACATGCATCCGACAACGCTGCCGACGACAGAGAACATAGCTGGCTGCTCAGGAGTCGACTACTActttctggacgaggaaggGGGCTCGTTCAAGGCGAGCGTCCAGTACGACCCGTATTTCCTGCTCATGGTCCAGACAGACCGTGCCACAGAGGTCGAGGAGTATTTGCGGAAGTTTCTGGAAGGCACTTTGAAGAAGCTGTCGTGGGTGGAGAAGGAAGATCTTGCTCTGACGAACCATCTGGTCGGGCTGAAgcggcagctgctgcagctgaGTTTCCACAACGTCTCGGACCTTTTGGAGGCCAGACGACAGCTACAGCCCATTATTCAGCAAAACaagtccaccaaaaatAGCAAGGACATATACCAGTCGGTGAACATGAACTACAACACGTTTATGAAGCACCACGACGGTCacgaggaggccgagcgCAAGGTCGGCAACATCACCGATTTAATTGAGGATATCCGCGAGTACGACGTGCCGTATCACGTGCGCGTGTCGATCGACTGCAACATCCGCGTGGGCAAGTGGTACACGGTGGAGGCGGACCAGGGAAAGGTGAGACTCGAAGAACGAGCCGACAAGCTTGCTTTTGCAGACCCTGTGGTGCTGGCGTTCGATATCGAGACCACCAAGGCGCCGCTTAAGTTCCCCGACAGCTCTGTGGACCAGATCATGATGATTTCGTACATGATTGACGGCGAGGGATATCTGATCACCAACAGAGAGATCATTAGCGAGGATATTGAGGATTTCGAGTACACCCCGAAACCAGAGTATCCTGGCTATTTCACAATTTTTAACGAGCCAAATGAGCGGCACGTGATCCAGAGATTTTTCGAGCACGTGAGAGACACGCGGCCGACCGTGATTGCCACGTTCAACGGTGACTTCTTCGACTGGCCTTTCGTCGAGGCACGTGCCGCGTACCACGACATCGACATGTACAAGGAGATCGGGTTTGCCAAGGACAGCGAGGGCGAGTACAAGAGCACCTATTGCGTCCATATGGACTGTTTCCGGTGGGTCAAGCGTGACTCGTATCTGCCGCAGGGATCGCAGGGCTTGAAGGCCGTGACGACGGTGAAACTGGGCTACAACCCGACCGAACTCGACCCAGAGCTCATGACGCCGTATGCGTACGAAAAACCGCAGCTGCTTGCCGAGTACTCTGTCTCCGACGCGGTGGCCACATATTATCTTTACTACAAATACGTGCACCCCTTCATTTTCTCGCTGTGCACGATCATCCCGCTAAACCCGGACGAGGTGCTGCGCAAGGGCACCGGCACGCTATGTGAGATGCTGCTGATGGTGCAGGCGTACCAAAACGGGATTTTGCTACCAAACAAGCACACCGACCCGCTTGAACGGTTCTACGACGGCCATCTGCTCGAGTCGGAGACGTATGTGGGGGGCCATGTTGAGTCGCTGGAGGCGGGAGTCTTCCGTGCGGACCTGGCGACCGACTTCAATGTCGACCCGGCCGCCGTGGACGAAATATTGAACGACCTCGATAACGCTCTCAAATTCTCCATCACcgtggaggaaaaaaagaagcttGAGGATGTGACGAACTACAACGAGGTGTGCGCAGAAATTCGCGCCAAGTTGATAGAgctcaagaccaacaaCAAGCGCACAGAGACGCCGCTGATCTACCACGTCGACGTCGCGTCGATGTACCCGAACATCATGACGACAAACCGGTTGCAACCGGACTCAATGAAAACGGAAAAAGACTGTGCTTCGTGCGATTTCAACCGGCCAGGAAAGACGTGCGACCGCCGGCTGCCGTGGGCCTGGCGTGGCGAGTTCTATCCTGCCGAGGCCAACGAGTACAACATGATCAAAAACGCACTCAAAAACGAGCAGTTTGCCCCCAAACACCCGGGGCTACCTCGGCGCAcgttcgaggagctcagcTACACGGAGCAGGTCGGCCACATCAAGAAACGCGTCTCGGACTACTCCCGGAAAGTGTATCACCGCATCAAGGCCACCGAGACCGTCGAGCGCGAGGCCATCATCTGCCAGCGCGAAAACCCATTCTACGTCAACACGGTGCGCGACTTTAGAGACAGAAGGTACGAATTCAAAGGCCTGGCAAAGGTGTGGAAGGGCAAGGTGGCCCAGATCGGCAGGGACGACAAGAACGCCGTCGACGAGGCCAAAAAAATGGTCGTTCTGTACGACTCGCTGCAGCTCGCACACAAGGTCATTCTCAACTCGTTCTATGGCTACGTCATGCGCAAGGGCTCGCGCTGGTACTCGATGGAGATGGCCGGTGTCACGTGTCTCACGGGGGCCACAATCATCCAGATGGCCCGGTCGTTGGTGGAGCGGCTGGGGCGGCCGTTGGAGCTCGACACGGACGGAATCTGGTGTATCTTGCCGTCGAGTTTCCCCGAAGACTTCAAGTTCACGCTGAAAAACGGCAAATCGTTCACCGTGTCGTACCCGTGCTCGATGCTCAACTACCTCGTGCACCAGCGGTTCACCAACCATCAGTACCAGATGCTGGTGGACCCCGTGCGGCTCAAATACGAGACGATCTCGGACAATTCGATTTTCTTCGAGGTCGACGGCCCGTACAAGGCGATGGTGTTGCCGACGTCGAAGGAGGAGGGCAAGGGCCTGAAGAAGCGGTACGCGGTGTTCAATTTCGACGGTTCATTGGCAGAGCTGAAGGGATTTGAGCTGAAACGACGCGGTGAGCtgcagctgatcaaaaacttcCAGTCGgacattttcaagctgtttctggaggGCAACTCGCTCGAGGAATGCTACCAGGCGGTGGCCAACATCGCCAACCGGTGGCTCGATGTGCTGGATAGCCGCGGCCAGATGCTGGAAGACGAAGACCTGATCGAGCTGATTTGCGAGAACCGCAGCATGTCGAAGACGCTGGAGGAGTACGGTGGCCAGAAGTCGACGTCGATCACGACAGCAAGACGTCTCGGCGAGTTTTTGGGCGAAGAGATGGTTAAGGACAAAGGTCTGGCGTGCAAGTATGTGATCGCCGACaggccgatcgacgcgccgATTACTGAGAGAGCGATTCCCACGGCCATTTTCTCGTCCGACATCGCTGTGAAACGCAAGTATTTGCGCCGCTGGCTGGTCGACCCGTCGCTCGAGGACCTCGACCCGCGCTCCATCATCGACTGGGGCTACTACAAAGAGCGGCTCGCGTCGgtgatccagaaaatcATCACGATCCCGGCTGCGTTGCAGGGCGTCAGCAACCCTGTGCCCCGTGTGTCGCACCCGGATTGGCTGCAGAAACGCATCAACACGAAGGAGGATAAGATGAAACAGTCGTCTTTGAGCGCGTTTCTCAAAAAGGGTGTTATGTCCGACGTCACCAACCAGGTCCAGGATATCGAGGATCTTGGCACTGGCGCGGCCAGACCTAAAGTTGGCAAGGTCACGTGCCGCAAACGGAAATTGGCTCGAGAAACGTTGGAGGAGTCGCAGCAACAGCTCGCCAACCAGCCGTGTCCGGACCCGCTGACGGACTATGCTGGCTTCCTGCAGTACCAGAAGATCAAATGGGAGGTGCAGGCCAAGGAGCGCGAGCGCAGGAAGCGGTTGTTCGGCGAGACGGCGCAGCTTGGTAGCCGGATGTCTGTGGCGAACATGGTGCGGAAACGGGCCGAAAACTACGCCGAGTCCACGTGGCAGGTGTTGCAGTACTGCGAGAGCACAGACAATCCGGGTGATCTCAAGGCGTACGTGCTGATCAACGGCAAAATACACACGCTCACGCTGCACGTTCCAAAAAAGCTGTATCTGGACTTCAAGTCAGAACCTTTCCCGGATACTGTTCTGGAGAGCTGCGAGGTCACGCGGGCAGCAGAGCTGCTCCCGAGCGGCCAGAAAAGCGCCAATCTGTTCAAGATGGTAATGTCTCACGACGTGTACAGCCGCGAGATCTCCAAGACCAATGGGCTGCTGAACAGTCCGCACGTTGCCGGGATTTACGAGACCCAGATCCAGAGTACCGAGCGCGCGATCATCGAGCTTGGCAGCTGCGTGAAGTTTGATAACACGAGGCCGGGATCACTGGGCAAATCGCTAGAAAAAGGCTTTGATGTCAAGCTGCTCCGTCCCGTGGCTGCAGAAACGTACCTTTCCGACTTGACCACTGGCGTGCTGTACTTACTGCACGTGTCGTCCAATTCGTACGAAATATTCACGCTGTTCAATCCTGCGGACTCGAGCGCTCACGTGTATGTGCTCAAGCCGACCGCCACggcccagcagctgccTGCAAATGTCGATTCTCTCTACGAAGAGATTTTTGCTAGCAAGAAGGACACGCTGCCATCGGATTTGATTAATTACCAGGACCAAATGAAGTTCGAGACGCAGTACTTCACAGACGCAGTCAAGCTGTACAAGAAACTCAactccaagctgctcaCGCTCGACGAACACAGTGCGTCCAAGTCATTGCTCGTGGTGCAGTCTCCATACAGCTCCAAGATCGCCAGACACCTTGCTGCGACCGCACAATTCCCCTGTGTGCGGATGGGCGCCGGCCAGATCCACATCAACTCGCTCTCGTGGCACTCGCTGATAATGAAGCGTATTATCAACCACTACCTATCGGTGGCCGGATGGTTGCAGAAAATCATCTCGCTCGCCAGATACAGCAACATTCCGTTGTGCAACCTCGAAATCGACAATCTCGGCTATATGATTGACATCGAGTACGCACGGAAGCTGTCGCAGGCCAACATTGTGCTGTGGTGGTCGCCGACTCCGAACCCGGATCTGGGCGGTGTGGAGAAGGACACCTTTGCCGTGGACGAGTCGTTCGAGTTCCCGGTGATCAATCAGTCCGAGGTGTACGAGAGCGTGtgtctggagctggagctgaaaaatctcACCATCAACACGGTTTTGACGTCGTCGCTGATTAATGAGGCCGAAGGCGTTTTCAGCTCGACAGACGCGGCTGCAGAGGGAGCGTTTGCCGAGGACTCGTTTTCTGGGCCGGCGCTCGTCGTGCTGCGCAGTCTGGTGCGCACCTGGTGGGACGACGCCATTAAGAATAATTCCGAGGCAGACTCCATGGTGCACGGCTTTGTGTCGTGGTGCCAGAACCCGGCCTCCTTTTTGTacgactcgtcgctgcATTATCACGTGCACAACCTGACGAAAAAGTCGTtcatccagctgctcggTGAATTCAAGAAGATGGGCTCGGCAGTCGTCTTTGCAGACAGAAATAGAGTCATTGTCGAGACATCGAAAACGGCGGTCGAGAACTCGTACGCATACAGCCAGTACATTCTCACCTCGGTCAGAGCGAGCCCGCTTTTCAACTATCTGGACCTCCAGGTCGTTAAGTACTGGGACCTACTTGTCTGGATGGACAAGTACAACTACATGGGCCGGTTCTGCCACCAGGTGCAGGAGGCAGAGGTGCAAAAACTGGAGGCGGTTTCGAACTGGCAGTTGAAAAGCTATCTACCACCGATCCTGCACAGCGAGTTTGAAGAGTGGACGTGGCTCATTCTCGACTCGCTCATCAAGCACAGAGACGGCCGGTTCAAAAATCTGTCGCAGAGCACCCAACTGACACCAGACAGAAAAGCCGCTcttaaaaaaattaaagaccaaaaagacgaagacgCACTTGATACCGTCGCCAACGGCGTGTGCGAGCTGTTCAGGGCCCCGCTGCTGAAACGGCTGCACACTCTCATCAAGAAACAAAATGAGGTTGGCCTGGACCCGGGAATCATGGAGCAGTACCAGTTCCCTGTGCTGCCCGGCTCGCATCTCGAAATGTCAAATCCGACGCTCGAGCTCACCAAATACCTGTGCCATATTTTGGGCCTGTCCAAAAAACGCAACATCGAGGTCCGTCTGCTGCGTAAGGAGATCCTGTCGCTGTTTGAGATCAAGGAATTCAGCGACGAAGGTGTCTTCAAAAACCCGGCAGCCAGCCTCGTGCTCCCGCACGTGATCTGCAGCTACTGCAACCACATCAAGGACGTCGACGTTTGCAGAGACGAGCCGCACGTCCTGTGGCACTGCGAGGGGTGCAACAAGCCTtacaacaagctgctgctcgaggAGCGGCTCATCTCGGAACTCAACAGATTGCTCTTCCGGTTCCTGACCCAAGACCTTAAATGTGCCAAGTGCGGAAAAACTAAAGACAGAGAGATTATGGCGCATTGCTCGTGCTCCGGAACGTGGACACAAACCGTCAGCATTAAGGACGTTGTCGCCCAACTCAGGCTGTACCGGAACGTGGCGTTGGCACACGACCTCAAGTTGCTACTGGAGATTGCAGAGGAAACTGTATAA
- a CDS encoding Aspartic proteinase yapsin-7, whose translation MFQLKVLFLALLTAAMAKNTTSASATVDWLPVFKLKVRDNRAIDYTIEIGSPRQTLELRLDVGNANLWVPGADSFTACPTARATSTTADSTTSGTASAYVTPCAPLGVYDLNSSSSGSYFSGVGDIAVDSEDDATGVDYSYLDGIEISGHLAVDGFDFPIQDAFRNGSSVNHSLALQDMRFLYANDSNVNTGALGLGIPCHDYSVSFIDYFKKADFIKNSSYSLVTSTVNKSDPVLILGGVSSTRISGDFYQYDFVPVVDVTQRFVTINGGYTDTLPIVPITGIGVTASDGESVMFPHTFTEQNATGTYPKPALLDSRTLYNFIPYSTLIELALELNAYYASDMDVWLVNCDVGSVGTIDIHLGDLVVKMPISSVLYEQKNDDGSDLVFQSGDKACALAFLPDNTFGYSLLGLPFLKNIYLAVNNDYRTLAISNIVRDNKKNTKADVLYPMESETIPLARYNNISSYSEITMTVTTYALKPSQLPKYTEVFVSDGEVYVTGSDDSPSTSAGPSPSGSYSGSTRSAASSHRQSTALPSLLVLLVLFVYFL comes from the coding sequence ATGTTCCAGCTGAAGGTGCTGTTCTTAGCCTTGCTCACGGCCGCCATGGCAAAGAACACTACTTCGGCCTCCGCCACCGTCGACTGGCTACCggttttcaagctcaaggtcAGAGACAACAGAGCCATTGATTACACAATCGAAATAGGaagtcctcgtcaaacactCGAGTTACGACTAGATGTTGGAAACGCAAATCTCTGGGTGCCCGGCGCAGACAGCTTTACAGCGTGCCCAACCGCGCGCGCGACCTCCACCACAGCAGACTCCACCACCTCGGGAACTGCCTCTGCGTACGTCACTCCTTGCGCTCCGCTGGGTGTCTACGACCTCAACAGCTCTTCAAGTGGGTCGTATTTTTCTGGTGTTGGCGATATCGCCGTTGAcagcgaggacgacgcCACTGGAGTGGACTATTCGTACCTCGACGGTATCGAAATCTCGGGACATTTGGCAGTCGATGGCTTCGACTTCCCCATCCAGGACGCATTCAGAAACGGCTCTTCTGTCAACCACTCGCTGGCCCTCCAAGACATGAGATTTTTGTACGCTAACGACTCGAATGTGAACACGGGCGCGCTCGGTTTGGGAATCCCGTGCCACGATTACTCTGTCAGTTTCATTGACTACTTCAAAAAGGCAGACTTTATCAAAAATAGTTCCTACTCGCTAGTCACAAGCACGGTAAATAAGAGCGACCCagttttgattttgggTGGGGTCTCCTCGACGCGAATTTCCGGCGACTTCTACCAGTACGACTTCGTGCCCGTTGTTGATGTCACGCAACGTTTTGTCACCATCAACGGCGGATACACCGATACGCTACCGATTGTTCCTATAACCGGCATCGGCGTCACAGCAAGCGATGGTGAGTCAGTTATGTTCCCACACACATTCACCGAACAGAACGCCACGGGAACGTACCCGAAACCTGCGCTTTTGGACTCGCGGACGCTGTACAACTTCATTCCGTACTCGACGCTCATTGAGCTGGCATTGGAGCTCAACGCGTACTATGCCAGCGACATGGACGTGTGGCTTGTCAATTGCGACGTTGGCTCTGTCGGCACCATCGACATCCATCTCGGAGACCTTGTGGTGAAGATGCCCATCAGTAGCGTGTTGTACGAGCagaagaacgacgacggctCGGACCTGGTGTTCCAAAGCGGCGATAAAGCTTGTGCTCTTGCGTTTCTCCCAGATAACACCTTCGGATACTCTCTGCTAGGTCTTCCTTTCCTCAAGAACATATATCTGGCCGTCAACAACGATTACAGAACGCTGGCAATCTCCAACATTGTGCGCGACAACAAAAAGAATACCAAGGCAGACGTTCTTTATCCAATGGAGTCAGAGACCATTCCTCTCGCTCGGTATAATAACATTTCCAGCTACTCGGAGATCACCATGACTGTCACCACGTACGCTCTGAAACCCTCTCAACTGCCCAAATACACGGAGGTGTTCGTTTCTGACGGTGAAGTGTACGTTACGGGCTCAGACGACTCGCCGTCTACCTCAGCAGGACCATCCCCCTCTGGCTCCTATTCCGGCTCAACTAGAAGCGCGGCTTCGAGCCACCGCCAGAGCACGGCACTGCCGTCCCTGCTGGTTCTTCTGGTGCTTTTTGTGTATTTTCTCTGA
- a CDS encoding putative transporter, translated as MSTEAKNSQDRSRATSLSESTPSAVDSRRRKSSLSVITSNLGPPKEAIESALGTTQAHRRSHSVNSPLHARSAQGLGSPSPGQDSFNLDSLASPTLMSSGNSSSGGRLNHFARQDPQSLGDTPVSPSRSFWFNIKRAYPHLGITMMSIISWYGFSLSISLYNRWMFSNKNLDFSFPIIITSFHQCILFLLSMLTLAMIPRFRLNYHFQTQYASEAEHLISDNANSSDELNELLETKKPEQLDYRMPIREYLTKILPCSVASAGDIGLGNTAFRFISLSLYTMIKTSSLVFVLLWGVLFKLERMTWRIVSIVLIMTIGVIMMVWGQHEDDSEPTPIPDTPAAGQIVADPDEDMTSKIMRRLLSRETKAAHLIFLGSILVLGSACMSGLRWALTQIMLKRNPRTTNPILTILYLSPAMSVVLLIMGSLVEGLRSFTRSPIWEEKGFGLTCLLILIPGLLAFFMTLSEFVLLQYASLLTLSIAGIFKELLTIFTSWLLFGDKLTFINLVGLAITLADIVWYNFYRFDEIQNETNAKNKVTPSPSFDVLERGRQSRDIELNELRE; from the coding sequence ATGTCTACAGAAGCAAAGAATAGCCAAGACAGGTCTAGAGCAACGTCTCTGTCGGAGAGCACGCCTTCTGCGGTGGATTCCAGAAGACGTAAGAGCTCGCTCAGCGTGATCACCTCGAATTTGGGCCCACCAAAGGAGGCAATCGAATCCGCGTTAGGCACAACACAGGCTCATCGACGCTCGCACTCTGTCAACTCGCCGCTGCACGCGCGCAGTGCTCAGGGACTCGGATCTCCTTCACCCGGCCAGGACTCGTTTAACCTGGATTCTCTGGCCTCCCCCACACTAATGAGCTCAGGTAACTCAAGCTCCGGAGGCAGACTGAACCATTTTGCCCGTCAAGACCCGCAAAGCCTTGGTGACACGCctgtttctccttcacGCAGTTTCTGGTTCAATATAAAGAGAGCGTATCCTCACCTGGGCATCACGATGATGTCTATCATCAGCTGGTACGGATTCTCGCTTAGTATTTCACTATACAACAGATGGATGTTTTCGAACAAGAATCTGGACTTTTCGTTCCCCATCATTATCACATCGTTCCACCAGTGCATCCTGTTTCTGTTAAGTATGCTCACACTGGCCATGATTCCGCGTTTTAGACTCAATTATCACTTCCAAACACAGTACGCCAGCGAGGCAGAGCATTTGATTTCCGACAATGCGAACTCCagcgacgagctcaacgagctcCTGGAGACGAAAAAGCCCGAACAGCTCGATTACAGAATGCCAATCAGGGAGTATCTGACTAAGATACTTCCCTGCTCCGTGGCCTCGGCCGGAGATATAGGTCTTGGCAACACGGCTTTTCGGTTTATCTCTCTTTCGCTTTATACCATGATCAAGACGTCGTCGCTTGTGTTTGTGCTCCTGTGGGGTGTTCTGTTCAAACTCGAGAGAATGACCTGGAGAATCGTATCGATTGTGCTCATCATGACCATCGGAGTCATCATGATGGTCTGGGGCCAACACGAGGACGATTCCGAGCCTACTCCTATTCCAGACAcgcctgctgctggtcaGATTGTGGCAGATCCGGATGAGGACATGACATCGAAGATTATGCGCAGATTGCTTAGCAGAGAGACCAAAGCTGCACACTTGATTTTTCTTGGCTCCATTCTTGTTTTGGGATCGGCGTGCATGTCTGGTTTAAGATGGGCGCTCACGCAAATTATGCTGAAACGAAATCCACGAACAACTAACCCGATTCTCACGATCTTGTACCTCTCTCCAGCAATGAGTGTAGTGCTGTTGATCATGGGCTCTTTGGTTGAAGGACTAAGGTCCTTTACCAGAAGTCCGATCTGGGAGGAGAAAGGATTCGGTCTGACCTGCTTATTGATTCTGATCCCAGGACTACTAGCATTTTTCATGACTCTATCGGAATTTGTGCTGCTTCAGTACGCCTCGCTTTTAACGCTTTCCATTGCTGGAATTttcaaggagctgcttACCATATTCACCTCATGGCTCCTGTTTGGCGACAAGCTCACCTTTATCAACCTCGTGGGGTTGGCCATCACCCTTGCAGATATCGTGTGGTACAATTTCTACCGGTTCGACGAAATCCAAAACGAAACCAACGCTAAAAATAAAGTCACGCCGTCACCCTCGTTTGATGTTTTAGAGCGCGGGAGACAAAGCAGGGACATTGAGCTCAACGAACTCCGGGAATAA